One stretch of Camelus bactrianus isolate YW-2024 breed Bactrian camel chromosome 19, ASM4877302v1, whole genome shotgun sequence DNA includes these proteins:
- the LOC141574078 gene encoding 3'-5' exoribonuclease HELZ2-like, protein MELPGSGTQPTSPKATQEPSLASPRALVDLCLACSRCTPHLSESTYLRSRVEHSCACDILLARLKRAAESSVWRKVDRPPSFPQPARCEVCRYYSPGLGCRHHHNQCTFARSPKGALVWPFELEHNVGHLWVKVGAQSGVAQGKPLAPADAILAEFGGHFQTLCSPCFQRRPPGICPVEPHS, encoded by the coding sequence ATGGAGTTGCCAGGGTCCGGCACACAGCCCACCAGCCCCAAGGCCACCCAGGAGCCGTCCCTGGCCAGCCCGCGCGCCCTGGTGGACCTGTGTCTGGCCTGCTCCCGCTGCACCCCACATCTCAGTGAGAGCACCTATCTGCGGAGCAGGGTGGAGCACAGCTGTGCCTGCGACATCCTGCTGGCCCGCCTGAAGAGAGCCGCCGAGAGCAGTGTCTGGCGCAAGGTGGACCGCCCGCCCAGCTTCCCGCAGCCTGCGCGCTGTGAGGTCTGCCGCTACTACAGCCCGGGGCTTGGCTGCAGGCACCACCACAACCAGTGCACCTTTGCCAGGAGCCCCAAGGGGGCGCTAGTCTGGCCCTTTGAGCTCGAGCACAACGTTGGCCACCTGTGGGTGAAGGTGGGGGCGCAGAGCGGCGTGGCCCAGGGGAAGCCGCTGGCCCCAGCCGACGCCATCCTTGCGGAGTTTGGTGGCCACTTCCAGACACTCTGCTCTCCCTGCTTCCAGCGCCGCCCCCCGGGCATCTGTCCGGTGGAGCCCCACAGCTGA